The proteins below are encoded in one region of Haloarcula marismortui ATCC 43049:
- a CDS encoding UPF0175 family protein: protein MARITGSYPDDLDLLIEGAVEAGVFGGKSDALREFVREYFEDHENERIAAAVALYERERITLGDAARLAAVDRWTMRDILREHGVELRLGLVDEDDAAYEVEAARELEFDDEDSSDEEPRAK from the coding sequence ATGGCACGAATTACCGGTTCTTACCCAGATGACCTTGACCTCCTCATTGAGGGTGCTGTCGAGGCTGGTGTGTTTGGTGGCAAGAGCGATGCGTTGCGCGAGTTCGTGCGTGAATACTTCGAGGACCACGAGAACGAACGGATTGCAGCTGCGGTCGCCCTCTACGAACGCGAGCGGATCACACTCGGTGATGCTGCAAGACTCGCTGCTGTGGACCGCTGGACGATGCGTGACATCCTCCGTGAGCACGGTGTTGAACTTCGCCTCGGACTCGTTGACGAAGACGACGCAGCCTACGAGGTAGAGGCAGCACGCGAACTCGAATTCGATGATGAGGACTCGTCTGATGAGGAGCCACGTGCTAAATGA